The nucleotide sequence accaagcatagttctacggcttactagactaggcaaattaattaacagcaatctactcgagtaagaaggcaacctgacgttttgatcccagttcaaaccacgcaAGGCAAAAGGAAGAAATTGTTGTCCAGTTGTATTGTGAAATCATGTTGTTGAGTTTattaaagtcacatttacgaaagcatctacttTTAGTTGGAGAAAGTAAAGGAGAGGGGATATCAACGcagggaagacaaattgtaagttccaatgtgggatgataccgGTCTTCtggcacaactagtgggtcaattgtagataccgtgacttcagacggatctaaaaccAATACAAGATCTtattgtctgtttagtgaattacgtataaagctaacttgctgtaatgataattctaacagaccgtcaacgaagtcatggtcagataaaggggtagagacaagtgagtcagtggaaagggaccaagaaatgtcagggagattgaaatcacccaaaacaattaaaaaatccctttcggaaagatgaaatagaacagtttttattgcaaaCAAATGctgctcataaattgttaagtcggatccaggtggaatataagaacaagttacacaagtagaaaaagatttcaaagaaactttaacaccaacgaattctaaGTCATTGGGAGAAGGAACGTATATTCTCTAAGATGttaaagtagaggtaacggcaatcagaaccccaccccccctacaaggagagcgatcagttctatacgaattaaaatttttggacaGAACTTCAGAGTTtgatatctccggtttcagccaagtctcagtTAAGGAcagaatgtcttcagaaaaggcaggggagtcagcataaagctaaGGTAGCTCCATATtaagtcccctaacattttgataggccaaaaataaactgctaagttttttggcgcaggtactgtcgtggaaggcctattattagttctccgtACAAATTCTTTATTGACCAATACATCATTGAGCCAAAAACTTTAAGAATTAAGTACTTAAAATACTTCAggaggagcagatattttaaaagaacatatggaaatttaaactcctccactgtgatgttttgagatgggaattcctggtgtataaattccaaaacatctgcagatgtggtttcaggtgttaaacgagacacaaataattgcttcctatatAGAACAACCGAGAGCCTCTTTCTTCCACCACCAAcaatctgaacatcgttcgtctgattatcGAGACTAGGGACTCCCATTCAGCTAACTTCACCtgtacacccaaaaaaaaaaccaaaagtaTACACTTAATAAGCGTTGTGTTAAAAGTATACTAAAGTtagtataaaaatgtaagtaTTAACTCAACACTAATTAGTTTCAACTGTATACTTTGTAGTGTAAGTGCTCTACCAAAGAGTATAAAGCGTAAACCTGtagtgttatttttaaactagTCATATTTGACTATttagtttataatttatactTTTGGTTTCAACAAAAACTTAATGTAGTATAAAGAAAATGTAGTTTCAAGTTATTACAAAATAGTTTCATGCCAACACTTTATAGTATTAAGCTTATACCAATTATTATATGAGTGAGACTCTGTAGTATAAATAGTATACTGAACATTAAATAGTTTTTCATGGTGTGAAACTAGGACAATAGCGAATATTCGAACATATATTTTGGTGTAAAACCAGGACAATAGCGAGTATACGAACACAGAAAATGCTACCGGAGTTGGCGTTATTTGACGCGTTAATGATTATTGTGATGATTTATCTCTGTGAGTTTGGTCCCGCATTTTTGTGAATTTTGTGCCGAGTCAACATGtaagtaaaatatttgttctaaaattaaaaaaaatcaatattatatTGTCCCTGTTGGTAAATTTTGTGTGTATTGTGTATTTTCAGATGCAAGTGCTTTGCGCACGCGTACAGATGCATAACGCGAAGGAGCTAACGAACTCGACGTACCGCCTTTGTGCTGTCAGAACAGCGAGTGCCTTCCGGACGACGCAGCGCTCGTCATTGCAGGCCAAGTTCCCCTATGTGAACTGGCGCGGGAGCCACAGAACCAAGACCGAGGTGAAGAGGAGTgccaggatgcagagcgtcgacaactggcaggcagcctgggacaACTCCAGCAAGGGACGCTGGACGCTGGACGCAAGGGTAAATAGGAAGCACGGCCAGGTAGATTTCTACCTCACGCAGGCGCTGAGTGAACATGGTTGCTTTCGAAGCTTCCTTAAGCGCTTCGGACACGACACGGAGAACGGTTGTCCAGAGTCCGGCAGTGGGATTGTTGAGGACGATCAGCATGTCCTATTTTAATGTCACTGCTTCGGGTCTGATCGCCAAATGCTGATGAAGACCACCGGGGCAAGAGTTCGGCCAGCGACGGCAGCCTACGCAGCGAGTGTACTGCGAACGCTGCGTCGCATCGAGAATGAGAGGAGAGAAGCTACAGCCtaggtggctaccattgcgctaagcaataccttgcggtgataccgcgcaaTCACGGCCCCTACTCTTGTTGCTTGTACTTATTTTAGTCTGTATATACGTGTTAGGTAaaggaatataaaaaaaaacaagaaggAGCTAAAAACATGAGTTGTGTGTTGCgcaaaatatgaatatttatgaaataataacaaaataatatgtcaaatagtaataaaagaaaaacaacatACAACTTGATTTTATTGGGTTTGGGATACCACGAAAAACAAAATAGTATAAATTTTATACTACAGGCAACGGGGAAATCGTATAAGTTTTATACGAAATAGTATAAAATGTATACTAACGATTTCGATAAATAGCTTAAAAAGTATACTACGGCTCTCTAGATTAGTATAATATGTATACGAAATAGTATAAAACGGAGACTACATAGGATAGCTTTTATACTAAATAGTATAAAAAGTAAACTATCAGCATAAATTTCAGTACACTGAGTGAGTATAAATTGTATACTCGTTAGTTTAACTTTGATAACTTCAAAAGTTTCAGTTTAATACTTTCGGTGTCATAAGGTTAATACGCATCTTATCAAGATATTTTTGACACTCaatagtttagttttaatgtaCGAATAGTTTAGTTTctatgatcatttttttttgggtgtaggCACCAAAGAGAGTTGTGAAAGCAGAGAGTGCGGACGCGTTCTAAAATCGCCCCGTCTATTTCTTAAAGTTTTCAGCATAAAGCCAGAAGTGCAGCCGGCCATCCGGCGTGGAGCACTTGGGACACGCACCTGGACATCAGCTGGTGTACGGAAGGCCGTGGACGACATCCAGGAGCAGCTTGGGAATCTATCCCCAACAGGTTTGGCGGCCAGGCAGGGGCCGGTCGTTGGTGAGGGAGGGGAGGCATCTCTGCCTCTTTTACTTTCCACTCGTTATTTGTCTAGCAGTTGCCAAATTTTTTCACTCGCGCTTTCTATTTTCGAAAACACTAAATCAGTGGCGGAAAGCGCTTGCGCGACCAGCTGATCGTAGTGTGCAAAAGGGGCTGCGGGTGCTATAGCAGCAAGCTTCGGACAGGGTGCAGGCCAAGCACATAAGTCCGTGCCGTAGAACGTAGGAAAATTCTGGGCGGCTCttttagaaattaaaaaataaaaaccataaaCCTTATTACTAAGATTTATtcctttttattaaataatttataaaaatagtaaagtCCGATCGAAGAACTGCAGGATACTGCGGGTAAAGATCCAAGCTTCCTGCAGTACCACTGAACTCCCCAGGCGGGGAAATGGCGGGCAGGGGATCGGGGGCACAACACCCTGGCGCTAGCCTTGGGGTTGGGCCAACCAATAGTGGAGGaacgcccacaaacaaaggCCTGGCGGCGCCGGCTATTGCCGACGGCTTCCACACGCCTTTGTCCAGTCTACCTGACTCGGCCAACACGGGGGCTGACccgtttaaaaaaaaacagtgtAATGGCGAGATCGCCAGAAAAAAGGGTGGAGTGCagtggcaggcagcctggcaCCCCCCAGCAGGAGAAAAAAGCAGCCCAACAGCTGCTGATGAAGAGCAGGGGATATGATGAAACAGCTGACTGGCCTGGGATCGAAGGCCAGGCAGCTGAAGAAGCTAATGGAAGGAAAGCGTTCCATTACAAACCCCATGAGGGATATAATCGCCGAAGTTGACTATCTCCAGAGGGAAGTCCTGTCGGCTGTGCAATGCATAGTCGAAGAACATGAAAAAGCTAAGGAGATAGCTAAAAAAACCTGCGCAGAAGTGCTCGCAAGCGGCAAGCGAAAAAGGCGATGCATAAGGCACCGGCAAGTGATGCCAGTCAAGGTGTAAATAAGGGAAAACATGCTGTGACAGTGAGCACCAGCAAGCCCCAAAAACCTGGGAAGAAGCCAGAGGAGTGGACACAGGTGAAGCAGAAGGTTGGGAAGCCCAAGGTGGGACCGCCACGGAACGACGCGATAGTCATCGCAACCTCCGCTGGAGGGTCCTATTCCGACATCCTTAAAAAGGTTAAGGCTGAACCGCAGCTTAAGGAGCTAGGACAAGCAGTACAGGCCGTTAGGCGAACAGCTAAGTAGGAACTCCTATTCATTCTAAACAAGTTTTCTGACCCTGAAACAGTAGAGCTTCAGACCACAATGAAGGCTGTCCTGGGCAACAGTGTTGACGTCAGAGCGCTGACTGAGACAATGCTGATCGAAATAAAAGACATCGACGAGACCACCGATAAATCGGACATTCTAAGTGCGGTTCAATCACAGTTCGACGTGGAACTGCCAGAATCCGCGGTGGTAAGTCTAAGGGGGGCATACCGAGGCACCCAAACCGCCACACTAAGAGTCATGCCCGACATAGGGAGACGACTCatggagaagggcaaaattAGGCTGGAATGGACCTGGTGTGGAGTTTGCCAAAAGATAACCCCTAAAAGGTGTCTGAAGTGTATGGAGTTTAACCATATAGCAGGGAATTGCAGGATCCAGAAGGACTGCTCAAAATGCTGCTACAACAGTGGCGCAAAGAAGCAGCAAGTCAGAGGCTGCAAAGCAAAGTCCTGCTGCATGCTATGCAAACGCAAAAAGAGAAAGATTGCGATCACACAACAATGAGTAGAAAATGCCCGTACTTCAGGAGCGCTATGCAAGGGCTTAGGGGTAAATGAAGTTCCTTCAGTTCCTAAACCATTGCGAGGTTGCCCAATCGTTGCTGGAGCAAAATGTCATCGAGGAAAACGTAGACATGGCACTCATAAGCGAGCAATACAGGAATAAGAATTCCGGAGAATGGGTAACAAGTAATAGCAAAAAAACGGCAATATGCAGCTGCGGTAATCCAAGGCGAGAGATGTGCAAGAAAAAATGCGGAAATTGCTTCGCTAGGGCCCATGTGAATGGTATAGCTTTCTATAGCTGTTACCTGCCGCCAAGCTCTAGCCTTCCCCAGGCAATATCTGCTCTCGAAGAGATTGCAGAAGACGCCCGGGAAAGACGCCGCGCCGTAATTGCCGGGGACTTTAATGCCTGGGCTACGGAGTGGGGCTCCCCCGAGCCAACGCGAGGGGAAAGGCGCTACTTAAGCTTCGCTGCACTTGATCTAGTGCTGCTGAACTCTGGAACAAAACCGACTTTTTCAAGATCCGGCACCAGTTCTATCATTGACCTCACATTTGTGAACTCTGGATTGGCCTCGGGCTCCAGCTGGATGGTTAGTGACACCTACACGGGTAGTGACCACGCAGCAATAGATTCTAGAAAGGGCCCACCACGAGTTCCTAAGACCGTGCCAGGGTACAAAATAGAAACGCTAGATGTGGAGATGGTACAGACGTTGTTTGAGGACCTCTCCACAAGCGGCTCAGCTGAAGAATGGGCAAACCATATCGCAGAATACACCAAGGTAGCCTGTGATGCATCTATGCAGAGaaggagaagaagaagaaTCCCATCAAGAAGAAGACCTGCATACTGGTGGAACCAATCCATTGCGGAAGCCAGGAAAGACTGCCACAGGGCAAGACGCGCATACCTACGCTCAATAGGAAGGCCCGAATTTGAGGCActtcaaatatatttcaggGAAAAAAGACGAGCCCtggaaaaaactataaaagagagCAACCGCAGATGCTTTAACAATATATGCGAAGAAATATACTCCAGCCCATGGGGCTTCGCATATAAACTCGTCACAAAACGGCTGCGGGTATTTAGTCGGCCATCACCGACATGCCCAGTCAGCCTAAAAAGGATAGTGTAAACACTATTCCCAGAGCAAGAGGGCATGGCGCGAACCTCACTGATCGTGAACAGGGCGAGCATAAAGTTCGCAAGTGCCGAAGAAGTCGTCCAGGTATTGAAGACAATACTGGACGACAAGGCACCGGGGCCAGATGGAATCCCGAAAAAAGTTCTCAAAATGGCCATAAAAGCAAATACTAAAGAGTACGTTGACATGTATAATGCATGCCTTACAGGTGGTGTGCTCCCTAGCCGTTGGAAAACACAGCGGCTGGTACTCATACCAAAGGGGGAAAAACCCGCGGAGGAGCCTTCTTCGTATAGGCCACTCTGCATGCTGGACACTGTGGGTAAAATTCTCGAAAGAATAATCCACTCCCGGCTAGAAGGTGCCCTGTCGAAACCAACGGCCTCTCAGAGATGCAGTATGGTTTTAGGAAGGGGCTATCCACCATCGACGCCGTCGGTAAACTGTGTGAAATCGCAGATAAAGCCATTGAGGGGAAAAGGTGGTTGTACGGCACTAAGCAGTACTGCAAACGCTTTCAACTCCGCTAGCTGGCACCACACACTAAATGCACTGAGCAACCTAAATGTACCAGTGTATATACAGAGCGTAATAGCAGGCTACTTTGAAGGCCGCCTGCTCCTGTCAGAAACTGATTCCGGCCATTCGACCCACAGGGTCAGCGGGGGAATTCCCCAAGGATCAGTCCTAAGCCCTTTGTTATGGAATGCCATGTACGATGGGATCCTTAGGATCACGATGCCCGAAGGGGCACGTATCATTGGtttcgcggatgacgtggccaTAGTAGTTACGGCAAAGAAACTCCCAGATGCGGAAAGAATCTGCAACGAAGCGGAAAAACGAGCAAGCGCATGGCTCGACTCCAAGGGACTCGCCTTGGCAGCGCACACGACTGAAGCAGTCCTGATAAGTAGCAGGCAGAAAGTGGAGGCGGCTACTATCAAAATTAGAGAAGCCACAATTACATCGCTTCCAAGCCTAAAATACTTGGGCGTCATGATCGACCACCGGCTTTCTTTCAAAGAACGtctagcgtacgctagtgGCAAGGCAAGTAGGACCGCGGCCGCGATTTTGCGAATTATGGCGAACACTCGGGGACCAAGGCAACCAGGACGTAGATTACTGGTTAGTATTGTCACATCGACGCTGATGTACGCTGCTCCCATATGGGCTCGAGCCACAAAAAATTG is from Drosophila suzukii chromosome 3, CBGP_Dsuzu_IsoJpt1.0, whole genome shotgun sequence and encodes:
- the LOC139352916 gene encoding uncharacterized protein, whose amino-acid sequence is MQVLCARVQMHNAKELTNSTYRLCAVRTASAFRTTQRSSLQAKFPYVNWRGSHRTKTEVKRSARMQSVDNWQAAWDNSSKGRWTLDARVNRKHGQVDFYLTQALSEHGCFRSFLKRFGHDTENGCPESGSGIVEDDQHVLF